One Papaver somniferum cultivar HN1 chromosome 10, ASM357369v1, whole genome shotgun sequence genomic window carries:
- the LOC113317928 gene encoding probable 1-deoxy-D-xylulose-5-phosphate synthase, chloroplastic translates to MALSAFSLFPTHLSSKTLSLDSSHKQDSLLTHLFWGVDLKDQHPQLQVKKKPCGVWASLTESGEYFSQRPPTPLLDTINYPIHMKNLSVKELKQLADELRSDVIFNVSKTGGHLGSSLGVVELTVALHYVFNTPQDKILWDVGHQSYPHKILTGRRDKMSTMRQTNGLSGFTKRAESEYDSFGTGHSSTSISAALGMAVGRDLKGKDNNVIAVIGDGAMTAGQAYEAMNNAGYLDSDMIVILNDNKQVSLPTANLDGPIPPVGALSSALSRLQSSRPLRELREVAKGVTKQIGGPMHDLAAKVDEYARGMISGSGSSLFEELGLYYIGPVDGHSIDDLVAILKEVKSTHTTGPVLIHVITEKGRGYPYAEKAADKYHGVSKFDPATGKQSKSNAPTQSYTTYFAEALIAEAEVDNNIVAIHAAMGGGTGMNLFLRRFPTRCFDVGIAEQHAVTFAAGLACEGLKPFCAIYSSFLQRAYDQVIHDVDLQKLPVRFAMDRAGLVGADGPTHSGSFDVTYMACLPNMVVMAPSDEAELFHMVATAAAIDDRPSCFRYPRGNGIGVELPAGNKGIPLEVGKGRILIEGERVALLGYGSAVQSCVAAASLLEAHGLRLTVADARFCKPLDQALVRKLAKSHEIVVTVEEGSIGGFGSHVAQFMALDGLLDGTTKWRPLVLPDRYIEHGSPADQMVDAGLTPSHIAATVFNILGRTREALEVMS, encoded by the exons ATGGCTCTTTCAGCATTCTCTTTGTTTCCCACTCATTTATCATCAAAAACACTATCTTTAGACtcttcacataaacaagattcttTATTAACTCATTTGTTTTGGGGAGTAGATCTGAAAGACCAACACCCCCAGCTTCAG GTAAAGAAGAAGCCATGTGGGGTTTGGGCATCACTAACAGAAAGTGGAGAGTATTTTTCACAAAGACCACCAACTCCTTTattggatacaatcaattatcCAATTCATATGAAGAACTTATCTGTTAAG GAATTGAAACAACTGGCTGATGAACTTCGCTCCGATGTTATCTTCAATGTTTCTAAGACCGGAGGTCATCTTGGTTCGAGCCTTGGCGTGGTTGAGCTTACTGTGGCTCTTCATTATGTCTTTAATACTCCACAAGATAAGATACTATGGGACGTTGGTCACCAG TCTTATCCTCATAAAATTCTTACTGGGAGAAGAGATAAAATGTCAACGATGAGACAAACAAATGGATTATCGGGATTCACTAAACGTGCTGAGAGTGAATATGATTCCTTTGGCACTGGTCACAGCTCTACCAGTATCTCGGCCGCTTTGG GAATGGCTGTGGGAAGAGACTTGAAGGGAAAAGATAACAATGTCATCGCCGTTATTGGTGATGGTGCCATGACAGCAGGGCAAGCTTACGAGGCAATGAACAATGCTGGATACCTTGACTCTGATATGATTGTTATCCTCAATGACAACAAACAAGTTTCTTTACCAACTGCAAATCTTGACGGTCCCATACCACCTGTAGGAGCTCTAAGTAGTGCTCTTAGTAGGCTGCAGTCCAGCAGACCCCTTAGAGAACTAAGGGAGGTGGCCAAG GGAGTCACAAAGCAGATTGGTGGACCAATGCATGACCTTGCTGCAAAAGTTGATGAGTACGCACGTGGAATGATTAGTGGATCTGGTTCATCACTCTTCGAAGAGCTTGGTCTCTATTATATTGGTCCAGTGGATGGCCATAGCATAGATGATCTTGTTGCCATTCTCAAAGAGGTCAAGAGTACCCATACAACAGGGCCCGTCCTCATCCATGTCATAACTGAGAAAGGTCGAGGATACCCATATGCAGAGAAAGCTGCTGACAAATATCATG GTGTATCAAAATTTGATCCAGCCACTGGAAAGCAATCTAAGTCGAATGCTCCAACTCAATCGTACACAACCTATTTTGCAGAAGCTTTGATAGCTGAAGCAGAAGTTGACAATAACATTGTTGCTATTCACGCTGCAATGGGTGGAGGAACTGGGATGAACCTTTTCCTTCGTCGCTTTCCTACACGGTGTTTTGATGTGGGAATTGCAGAGCAGCATGCGGTTACCTTTGCTGCAGGCTTGGCTTGCGAAGGCCTAAAACCATTCTGTGCAATATATTCTTCCTTCTTACAGAGAGCTTATGATCAG GTGATACATGATGTAGATTTGCAGAAATTGCCTGTGAGGTTTGCAATGGATAGGGCAGGGCTTGTTGGAGCTGATGGTCCTACACATTCTGGATCATTTGATGTCACTTACATGGCATGCTTACCAAACATGGTTGTGATGGCTCCTTCAGATGAGGCTGAACTCTTTCACATGGTTGCTACCGCTGCTGCAATCGATGACCGTCCTTCTTGTTTCCGGTATCCTAGAGGAAACGGGATCGGTGTTGAGCTTCCTGCAGGGAACAAAGGCATTCCACTGGAG GTGGGAAAAGGCAGAATTTTAATCGAGGGAGAAAGAGTAGCACTCTTAGGTTATGGATCAGCAGTTCAAAGCTGTGTTGCTGCAGCTTCTTTACTAGAAGCCCATGGCTTGAGGTTAACAGTTGCGGATGCACGATTCTGCAAACCACTTGATCAAGCCCTTGTACGTAAACTAGCTAAATCACATGAGATAGTTGTCACGGTCGAAGAGGGATCTATAGGGGGATTCGGTTCTCATGTTGCTCAGTTCATGGCCCTCGATGGTCTTCTTGATGGCACAACCAAG TGGAGACCATTGGTTCTTCCTGATCGTTACATCGAGCATGGATCACCTGCCGATCAAATGGTTGATGCTGGCTTGACCCCATCTCACATTGCAGCAACTGTTTTTAACATTCTTGGACGAACAAGAGAAGCTCTCGAGGTCATGTCATAG